The Mucilaginibacter rubeus genomic interval CATCCGGGATGGATTTTATCCTCCATCTGGTTTGGGAAAACCTCAGCCAACCGATCTGATCTCAAAAAAGATAGGGGATAAGGATCCAATGTTTGTAAAGTTTGATGGTACGGTGGCTGCACCTAACGGATATCCTAATACCAATGATTTTCGCTTGCAAAGCACATCGCCGGCATTCAGTGCGGGCAACACACAATACAACCTTGACCTGGGTGCTTATACCAGCGACGATAAAGGGAATAAACATTAAGCATCAATATTTAATATAATATCATTATGAAAAAAATAGCGTTTTTCTTCCTTTTAAATGCCGGCCTGTTTTTAGGTTTATCAAAGTCATCTGCTCAAAATTATGTATTGGATAAAACCATCGCTTTACCCGGCGATGGCGGCTACGACTACGTATTTATCGATCAGCCTAATCATACCTTGTATGCGTCACACGGTACTGAAGTAAATGTAGTTGACCTGAAAACCGAAACGGTTAAAGGTATAATCAGTGATATGAAGGGTGTGCACGGCATCGCTGTTGACAATGAGCTTAATAAAGGCTTTATAAGCGACGGCAAAGCCGATGAAGTAATTGTGTTTGATATAAAAACACTGGCTGTTATTACCCGCATTCCCTTAGATCATAAAGGCGCCGACGCGATTATTTTTGATCCTTATTCAAAAAAGGTCTTCACGTTTAACGGGCATAGCAGCAGTTCATGTGTAATTGATCCGATAGCTATGAAACAAATTGCATCAATTGATATGGGCGGTGCTCCCGAATTTGCTGTTGCCGATGGTAAAGGAACCATATATAACAACCTGGAGGATAAAAGCAGCCTGAACGTAATCGACACAAAAACACTAACGGTCTCCAAAAACTATACCTTAAGCCCTTGTGGCGGCCCTACAGGTATAGCAATGGATAAAGCGAACCAAAAATTGTTTACTGTTTGCCGCGAAAACAAGGGGCTTAGCGTAGTTGATATCCCAACAGGCAAAGTGATCCAGACACTGCCGATTGGCGCTGGGGTTGATGCCGTTGTGTATGATCCGGCTCAAAAAATACTGGTAGCCTCAAACGGCGACGGAACCGCCAGTATCTTTAAACAAAATGCCCCTGATACTTACAGCGCTGTGCAAACTTTAACCACACAATATCGCGCTAAAACCATGGCTATTGATCTGGCTACACATAAACTTTATTTCCCGGTTGCCGATTATGAACAGGGAACCAAAACCATGAAGCCTGGTACATTTAAGCTACTTGTT includes:
- a CDS encoding YncE family protein, which encodes MKKIAFFFLLNAGLFLGLSKSSAQNYVLDKTIALPGDGGYDYVFIDQPNHTLYASHGTEVNVVDLKTETVKGIISDMKGVHGIAVDNELNKGFISDGKADEVIVFDIKTLAVITRIPLDHKGADAIIFDPYSKKVFTFNGHSSSSCVIDPIAMKQIASIDMGGAPEFAVADGKGTIYNNLEDKSSLNVIDTKTLTVSKNYTLSPCGGPTGIAMDKANQKLFTVCRENKGLSVVDIPTGKVIQTLPIGAGVDAVVYDPAQKILVASNGDGTASIFKQNAPDTYSAVQTLTTQYRAKTMAIDLATHKLYFPVADYEQGTKTMKPGTFKLLVYRQQ